The genomic DNA CTGACACTAAAATAATCCAAATTCTTCCATGGGGTCGAGTATCTATTGAAATAGGATTTTGCCCACACCAACCTCAAGGCAAGCAGAATGAAATAAGTGACATAAAAGAGAAGAACCGAATCTGTTTATTTGAGCCTATTGTAGCTGATACTTTAATTATTATCCAATTATTGAGGAAGGGGTAGGAGAAGAATGAACTTCAactgatccatatatatatatcttccgATGATACTAAATGCTAAGccaaaataaaattgtttccagTTGTCAATGGAAATGCTATTCAGTTAATTCTTACCAATGCCATGCAGCAACTGATAATGGTTCTTAATTTTATTACACAGGTAAGAATGCAGGaaccaaaaataaaaagaacagaTTATGTATAAGAGCATCTTACAGGTACCTTTCTCACAACGACGAAGTCGCCAACTGACAAATTCAGCTCGAAATCTGATTCAGCCTGGTATGAATGCACGACCTTGACATTTTAACTAACATTAGTCCACAAACGACATGCATACCAAGTGCAGAACAATATTCAACTGGGAAGGAGGCTGAGCAAGAGACAGACCTCACCCAAGAAATATCCCATGGAATCAGTTGATCCTTCCATTGTCTGGGAGGACCATATTCCACTGGCTTCTTCATATGATGGAGGTGATGGTACAGAATCAGTGAACATTCGGCTTGGAGAAGTTTCAATTCGTTGTCGTTCTGAAACCATCTGTGATAAGATAAAAAGTGTAAGAAAATGAAATGcaaagataatcaaatccaagcTACAAAACGAGCCatcaaaacaaaacaaataaataaatcataCTCCATCTGAAAACAACATTCTCCATGTAAAAATTGAAGCAAATTCACTTACCAGTCCAACAAGCTGATCTAGGATTTGAAGGTTTTTCTGATGGTAAATGCGTTCTGATTCAACCTTCAACAacaattatctatgttatatctAATTCTAAAATAAGACAAGGAAGTTCCGCAACGAATTTGACATAGGTATACCATTGCAATAAGTCGCTGCAAGGTCAACCTTTGTTGTTGTGCTTCGACAGCAGTCATTGCTGCTACAGCTTCTTTGCCTAACACTACCATGTTTGATTTGAGTTCCTGCAGCTTTGTTTCAGAAGCTTCCAATTTTGAACTGTTGTCAACATTGCCATGGCCTTCCCTTAGTCTCATCTGACGCTTCGAAACTTCAATGCTCTATGTAAGTGTAGACGTGACACCATGTATCATATAAACAaagtaaaataccaaaaaaccaAGCAATGAGATCAATAGTATAGAAGATTACAAATACACAAAATGCCCAAGAAGTAAATGCCCAAGAAGTAGCATTTTGTTGCCAAAGAGAATATGTAAATGTAGGTAGTACAATCCAAATAGGACTTAACAGCCATGAGCTGTCTAGGAGCTACTCGTACCTGAACTTCAGCTTCTTGTCTCATTTTCTCATAGCGTTGAGCAAGTTGTCGAGCATCTTCCAACTGAGCACCCACTACCATTGCTCGTAATGGCTCTACgatctgaaaattttaaaattaataagccaacactaatttagattataaaagCTGTAAACATTTATCCAACACAAAGGGCCATTGCATGACATGGATACACTATG from Zingiber officinale cultivar Zhangliang chromosome 4A, Zo_v1.1, whole genome shotgun sequence includes the following:
- the LOC121971367 gene encoding SH3 domain-containing protein 2-like — translated: MDALRKQATKLREQVARQQQVVWKQFGGGGYASNDNIVTDEAELELYQKLEKLYASTRSSKHFQRDIVRGVEGFIVVGSKQVEIGSKLSEDSKKYGLENSCTSDSTLSKATLRFSQARSEMEKEREVLLKSLSTLIVEPLRAMVVGAQLEDARQLAQRYEKMRQEAEVQSIEVSKRQMRLREGHGNVDNSSKLEASETKLQELKSNMVVLGKEAVAAMTAVEAQQQRLTLQRLIAMVESERIYHQKNLQILDQLVGLMVSERQRIETSPSRMFTDSVPSPPSYEEASGIWSSQTMEGSTDSMGYFLGEVVHSYQAESDFELNLSVGDFVVVRKVSNGWAEGECKGKAGWFPYGYVEKRERVLASKIAEVF